A region from the Panicum hallii strain FIL2 chromosome 1, PHallii_v3.1, whole genome shotgun sequence genome encodes:
- the LOC112892907 gene encoding titin-like isoform X5 has protein sequence MATEDEAREAADGMEVQVEAVDLGSAHFHAHPEVKLSTIMGIKNVGEIINSTEGTLKIPEDQVLVEAPSEVALPPEHNLNGKASSLNGHVDIEEKISNAQPHENNHEEAELDGTSAHQSNGISKEEMTDGLSHIESTTEDRSLLKHEKDEEPRYEQQDSGVTVADDLVQEDTLKTDSSIEQTDDDQHDQNQEPEKTNEDTQPSSIANNADIEEAEASTGLQTLVEPHLDDSGSVPGTIDEKMETEEPANADGVIHPDHKESFPEDTSIAGPTEEVVKVDQQSQQADVMDADAVQEEMLKCEETHVQEEVPKSDAHEPTTNTQEMLNKESAEEIGDPMNEKNEETDPTKKENEETVHQSNMEAPKETKPELETTTRVPPANVQVQNHEPSEEIEDAEPVDTEAEMQQSSVAFEDAIPEDQCNLGVAMDNSTVPEDTVKAVEQTDDGQQDQDLEPEKATEDTQPASMENTPGVEVAAEAPSGVQTPVEPNLDNSDAVPDSIDGITETDEPAKADGVLHPDHKESFPEDAPIAEPTEEVVKVEDQQSQQADAMDADVVQEEVPRSEHAEEPATDAHEVLNEEFTEETDGPLNEKTEETAHQSNMAAPEEITPENDTTAGEPPVNIQVQNQESVEEIEDAEAEMQQSSVAFEDAIPEDQCNLGVAMDNSTVPEDTVKAVEQTDDGQQDQDLEPEKATEVAAEAPSGVQTPVEPNLDNSDAVPDSIDGITETDEPAKADGVLHPDHKESFPEDAPIAEPTEEVVKVEEKQSQQADAMDADVVKEQVPKSEHADEPATDAHEVLNEESTEETDGSLNEKTEETAYQSNMAAPEEITPENDTTAGEPPVNIQVQNQESVEEIEDAEAVDTEAEMQQSSVAFEEAIPEDQCNLGTTMDGNTVQEGMLEDIKQTENDQQDQDLGPEKATENTQPSSIPDVEVVAEARSGVQTPAGINLDNSDAIPDTTDGNTETNESAKAEGATATSELKVTETEEEPKDSEATEAQEITEHGHVTPSKELSAEDVLIADEPHNDDIQSTLGQDLVEVKETVFTSEEATVKDSVTVEEPTCDSQEVDNAESTQETKGNTAKNIAEVSDVVIVDEAQTEDIAETHMREVEPEETKDTEPVEPEEASDQRNAVLFNDLTQEDTPESEMQQTGSATETTETEAAPQESSDCVSEEPSPEEHKIESETDCDTQEVSITESLEISGDKDIITEGISGQSSMISAGELAQENDVPESEPTADIQPVQEPEPEDIKNTERVEVKETSHEMKTTISQTPAEEDNPETIDLHESERGLSNTEATEAETPDQSDASQSEEQAPEEIASEPQVLEPETVEEMSDTEAIEPPNVSQDNLISTSGESVPEEIATEDNTTTKPDVDHQQLQDQESTDIKETEADKPEGIASSCTLSTSEQSTSEDNATTIEPRFDTQEENSEPAEVTEGTENVKNSTALAEAAAPEEHVEKDATADTSPVQEPELEETKDAEPAGTEDIMTPRDLPAENKNMETMGTEAVPHESHVESVKELTEDDAEPVLELESDEDTKCTDTMEYPGEPNGSTSDEPTPTEENTTVTEPDFDTQQVQNMTSQEIKNGEDAKTDEFSDLSSFPTPEGADQESNLPRTESPTDVQQVQELGSTEETRDIGSVGIEDHQQVSTFEPVDGEPNVDDQQLHAGVKEKEAMETEEVVWQNNFASHVDATEEGSERRSDPDSYVQPAQQVELSRDSEISQLVKAEETSGQVNAVTIEEIPTEDSVVSEIEPPVDIKQEHEQEPVEEIKGIDANEAKEEFITSQVDALEKPASEGNIASIEPTSNIEQENELEATKEIDGIEAINDGEQAENATLEYPSPTDNETTPEGHPAELNEETIGNETDNVMLVPGLKDEIQTSLELKDGACDLGETVLTTQGSENVTDEDAVQSSGDDILDTSNNIDQFKEEQKDGCEHNSSKMSGAQNEENIIHVQDRDISVELLTKRGTDEEASQALFESDTTEDGEKISDLNRQPDDVALQLQTCEADALSIGRQDEVAQKVDLDQEQNEDEHIQSQKEELQADEQKHDDKAGDFTTEPLVEPEGIKNGNTDRTENTDACEAEETEAIITEILKHEEAPHVYEESTPSSMDMKVDCIKGTEEDADAKHDNKDEEENAEKDDIVAKNSTDKQDETTAEITNEELGPGLASSAQEASDLAPSNDDILENDPAAVTQNFESGEHREDKECTGKVNDDVHTSRAAEKEIADEIHDNKEIRNEDNAIHHDESQTKPEEDVAPKPEDNAKIDDTTTTLGGEIIDGNASIKPREIEEIGENKGLESTSNPFVESSIQNNVEHDLHHKVEDEKLSMAEQNDVDIEAMQEKADESASDINQMKQCQEGINTDDVQQLEIEENSFDKIDETISHEKTETRTTEVTINDNIIDKARGGDGGPSDESLKTFNDTGRDLDVSSVITASKEESMNENMEDHKLVLPAHTAQDENTPEQVLWLENAEREMPSSEKLLPTEPEDKQIPNESNEEELQDENQIPNEKNEEDMQDTEVGDAQKDVEQDLPVSHFLMNLILGKKNADADENSESEAERKEGETTEGDKCVVISKQEENMGSLSTENKVDDDLTFEQEKHDVKCSEETQEMVKGQIDNLKLDTEISTQTDDEFNKNTRDLEIPAYQGTTQDKISGELLSEEAASVSTKMETRDIEIFNLELDDKGVDTVCQENTEVSEKIENESLNSNINDLTNIEASEKDTLGEGQTGLLHDSLPEDKSANAVAEQTPLLTESGMIDAKDFSCDAEAVQNLACEKEDETTESSTMEATSTSHIQLECEEVEKKEEEQHASIDTDKVSEEAVETSNDSPQKSTRSEVTPDEQAPQITEPVTDTEKILAHEKEIYEGSTCMDEKENSNFSIKGVENFQTAFEIQADSPNMQINQDKKDEIADNETAMGPEKLGESEFQEHQETGTEQKSPKASDEGDQQFLVEKETMNKEQMVPGTVESHEQTVSVKSNEEQELVVSKVQECDFNVVSPREASEAEENFVDVTKTEFNTDEDQSPKADAEEKAYNEKIKNIEGTKNFTDEAEVKTEAPRATQKAHKKLSLLSGVGSKVKAVKQQLAKVKKAIVRKPGNTKPDSPKS, from the exons GAAGTCCAAGTGGAAGCTGTGGATTTAGGATCAGCCCATTTTCATGCACACCCAGAAGTCAAGCTTTCGACAATCATGGGGATCAAGAACGTGGGAGAAATCATCAATTCCACTGAAGGaacgttgaagattccagaggaTCAAGTTTTAGTAGAAGCACCCTCTGAAGTCGCACTTCCTCCAGAACATAACCTAAATGGCAAAGCATCTTCTCTGAATGGTCATGTGGACATAGAAGAGAAGATTTCAAATGCGCAGCCGCATGAAAACAATCATGAAGAAGCAGAACTAGATGGGACAAGTGCCCATCAGAGCAATGGAATCAGTAAAGAAGAGATGACTGATGGTTTAAGCCATATAGAAAGCACAACAGAAGATAGAAGCCTTCTGAAGCATGAGAAAGATGAAGAACCTAGGTATGAGCAGCAAGATTCAGGTGTTACAGTGGCTGATGACTTGGTGCAGGAAGACACATTGAAAACTGACAGTTCTATTGAGCAAACAGATGATGATCAACATGATCAGAATCAGGAACCAGAAAAGACAAACGAGGACACACAACCATCAAGCATTGCAAACAATGCTGATATTGAGGAAGCTGAGGCATCTACTGGTCTCCAAACTCTTGTGGAGCCACATCTGGATGATTCTGGTTCTGTTCCAGGAACTATTGATGAAAAGATGGAAACAGAGGAACCAGCTAATGCAGACGGTGTTATTCATCCTGACCACAAAGAGAGCTTTCCAGAAGATACATCTATTGCAGGACCCACAGAAGAGGTGGTCAAAGTAGATCAACAGAGTCAGCAAGCTGATGTGATGGATGCAGATGCAGTCCAGGAAGAGATGCTTAAATGTGAGGAAACCCATGTGCAGGAAGAGGTGCCTAAATCAGATGCTCATGAGCCAACGACCAATACTCAAGAAATGCTGAATAAAGAGTCTGCTGAAGAAATTGGTGACCCAATGAATGAAAAAAATGAAGAAACTGACCCAACGAAGAAAGAAAATGAAGAAACTGTGCACCAGAGCAACATGGAAGCTCCAAAGGAGACAAAGCCAGAGCTTGAAACTACAACGAGGGTGCCACCAGCGAATGTTCAAGTGCAGAACCATGAACCATCAGAAGAAATAGAAGATGCTGAACCAGTTGATACTGAAGCAGAGATGCAACAAAGCAGTGTTGCTTTTGAGGATGCAATTCCAGAAGATCAATGTAATTTAGGTGTTGCAATGGACAACAGCACAGTGCCAGAGGACACAGTGAAAGCTGTTGAGCAAACAGATGATGGTCAGCAAGACCAGGATCTAGAACCAGAAAAGGCAACCGAGGATACACAACCTGCAAGCATGGAAAACACTCCTGGTGTTGAG GTTGCAGCTGAAGCACCTTCTGGAGTCCAAACTCCAGTGGAGCCCAATCTGGACAACTCTGATGCTGTTCCAGACTCTATAGATGGAATCACAGAAACTGATGAACCAGCTAAAGCAGATGGTGTCCTTCATCCTGACCACAAAGAGAGCTTTCCAGAAGATGCACCTATTGCAGAACCTACAGAAGAGGTGGTCAAAGTAGAAGATCAACAGAGCCAGCAAGCTGACGCAATGGATGCAGATGTGGTGCAGGAAGAGGTGCCTAGATCTGAACACGCTGAGGAGCCAGCAACTGATGCTCATGAAGTGCTGAATGAAGAATTTACTGAAGAAACTGATGGCCCGCTGAATGAAAAGACTGAAGAAACAGCACACCAAAGCAATATGGCAGCTCCTGAGGAGATAACACCAGAAAATGACACAACAGCAGGGGAGCCACCTGTAAATATTCAAGTGCAGAACCAGGAATCAGTAGAAGAAATAGAAGATGCTGAAGCAGAGATGCAACAAAGCAGTGTTGCTTTTGAGGATGCAATTCCAGAAGATCAATGTAATTTAGGTGTTGCAATGGACAACAGCACAGTGCCAGAGGACACAGTGAAAGCTGTTGAGCAAACAGATGATGGTCAGCAAGACCAGGATCTAGAACCAGAAAAGGCAACCGAGGTTGCAGCTGAAGCACCTTCTGGAGTCCAAACTCCAGTGGAGCCCAATCTGGACAACTCTGATGCTGTTCCAGATTCTATAGATGGAATCACAGAAACTGATGAACCAGCTAAAGCAGATGGTGTCCTTCATCCTGACCACAAAGAGAGCTTTCCAGAAGATGCACCTATTGCAGAACCTACAGAAGAGGTGGTCAAAGTAGAAGAAAAACAGAGCCAGCAAGCTGATGCAATGGATGCAGATGTGGTGAAGGAACAGGTGCCTAAATCTGAACACGCTGATGAGCCAGCAACTGATGCTCATGAAGTGCTGAATGAAGAATCTACTGAAGAAACTGATGGCTCGCTGAATGAAAAGACTGAAGAAACAGCATATCAAAGCAACATGGCAGCTCCTGAGGAGATAACACCAGAAAATGACACAACAGCAGGGGAGCCACCTGTAAATATTCAAGTGCAGAACCAGGAATCAGTAGAAGAAATAGAAGATGCTGAAGCAGTTGATACTGAAGCAGAAATGCAACAAAGCAGTGTTGCTTTTGAGGAGGCAATTCCAGAAGATCAATGTAATTTAGGCACTACGATGGATGGTAACACAGTGCAGGAAGGCATGCTGGAAGATATTAAGCAAACAGAAAATGATCAGCAAGACCAGGATCTAGGACCAGAAAAAGCGACCGAGAACACACAACCCTCAAGCATTCCTGATGTTGAGGTTGTAGCTGAAGCACGTTCTGGAGTCCAAACTCCTGCAGGGATCAATCTGGACAACTCTGATGCCATTCCAGATACTACAGATGGAAACACAGAAACCAATGAATCAGCTAAAGCAGAAGGTGCTACGGCAACAAGTGAACTAAAAGTGACTGAAACAGAAGAAGAACCGAAGGACAGTGAAGCCACTGAAGCTCAAGAAATTACGGAACACGGCCATGTTACTCCTTCTAAGGAACTTTCAGCAGAAGATGTTTTGATAGCAGATGAGCCACATAATGATGATATCCAGTCTACCCTTGGACAAGATTTGGTTGAAGTTAAGGAAACTGTTTTTACTTCAGAGGAGGCAACTGTGAAAGATAGTGTAACAGTAGAAGAGCCAACATGTGATAGTCAAGAAGTAGATAATGCAGAATCAACACAAGAAACTAAGGGAAACACAGCTAAGAATATTGCTGAAGTCTCTGATGTGGTGATTGTTGATGAGGCACAGACTGAGGATATTGCTGAAACACATATGCGGGAGGTAGAACCAGAAGAAACAAAGGACACAGAACCTGTTGAACCAGAGGAAGCTTCTGATCAGAGGAATGCTGTTTTATTCAATgatttaactcaagaagatacACCGGAAAGTGAGATGCAGCAGACGGGGTCAGCAACAGAAACCACTGAAACTGAAGCAGCTCCCCAGGAAAGCAGTGACTGTGTTTCAGAGGAGCCTTCTCCAGAAGAACATAAGATAGAAAGTGAAACAGATTGCGACACTCAGGAAGTAAGCATCACAGAATCTTTAGAAATAAGTGGTGACAAAGACATCATAACTGAAGGAATCTCTGGCCAAAGCAGCATGATTTCTGCTGGGGAGTTGGCTCAAGAAAACGATGTCCCTGAAAGCGAGCCAACTGCTGATATTCAGCCTGTGCAAGAACCGGAACCAGAAGACATAAAGAATACCGAACGTGTGGAAGTGAAGGAAACATCCCATGAAATGAAAACTACTATCTCTCAGACGCCAGCTGAAGAAGATAATCCAGAAACAATCGATCTGCATGAATCAGAAAGAGGACTGAGCAACACTGAAGCCACAGAAGCAGAAACCCCCGACCAAAGCGACGCTTCTCAATCAGAGGAGCAAGCACCAGAAGAAATAGCAAGTGAGCCACAAGTACTGGAACCAGAAACAGTCGAAGAAATGAGTGACACTGAAGCCATTGAGCCTCCAAATGTTTCCCAGGATAACCTAATCTCTACCTCCGGGGAGTCTGTCCCAGAAGAAATTGcaacagaagataacacaaccACTAAACCAGATGTTGATCATCAACAACTCCAGGATCAAGAATCAACCGATATCAAGGAAACTGAAGCTGATAAACCTGAAGGAATTGCCTCATCTTGCACTCTTTCTACTTCTGAGCAGTCCACTTCAGAAGACAATGCAACAACAATAGAACCAAGGTTTGACACTCAAGAAGAGAATTCAGAGCCAGCAGAAGTCACTGAGGGCACTGAAAATGTGAAAAACAGCACTGCTCTTGCTGAGGCAGCAGCTCCAGAAGAACATGTAGAAAAAGATGCAACTGCCGATACGTCACCAGTGCAGGAGCCAGAGCTAGAAGAGACCAAGGATGCTGAACCGGCTGGAACAGAGGATATTATGACACCAAGGGACTTGCCTGCAGAAAACAAGAACATGGAAACCATGGGGACTGAAGCAGTCCCTCATGAGAGTCATGTTGAAAGTGTAAAGGAACTcactgaagatgatgctgagccTGTTCTGGAGCTAGAATCAGATGAAGACACGAAGTGCACTGACACAATGGAATATCCAGGAGAGCCCAATGGTTCTACTTCTGATGAGCCTACTCCAACAGAAGAAAATACAACAGTAACAGAGCCAGATTTTGACACACAGCAAGTGCAGAATATGACATCTCAAGAAATCAAGAACGGTGAAGATGCCAAAACAGATGAATTCTCAGATCTCAGTAGCTTTCCTACTCCTGAAGGGGCAGATCAAGAAAGTAATTTACCAAGGACTGAATCACCTACAGATGTCCAACAAGTGCAAGAACTGGGTTCAACAGAAGAAACCAGAGATATTGGATCTGTGGGAATTGAAGATCACCAACAAGTTTCTACCTTTGAGCCAGTAGATGGTGAGCCCAATGTTGATGATCAGCAGCTGCACGCAGGAGTCAAAGAAAAAGAAGCAATGGAAACTGAAGAAGTTGTCTGGCAAAATAATTTTGCCAGTCATGTTGATGCAACTGAAGAAGGGAGTGAGCGGAGAAGTGACCCAGATTCTTATGTCCAACCAGCACAGCAGGTGGAATTATCCAGAGACAGTGAGATCAGTCAGCTTGTAAAGGCAGAAGAAACCTCTGGTCAAGTCAATGCTGTCACCATTGAAGAAATACCTACAGAAGACAGTGTTGTGAGTGAAATTGAACCACCTGTTGATATTAAACAAGAGCATGAACAAGAACCGGTGGAAGAAATCAAGGGCATTGATGCCAATGAAGCTAAAgaagaatttattacaagccaaGTTGATGCATTAGAAAAACCAGCTTCAGAAGGTAATATAGCATCAATAGAGCCAACTTCCAATATTGAGCAAGAGAATGAATTGGAAGCAACAAAAGAAATTGACGGCATTGAAGCTATCAATGATGGAGAGCAAGCAGAGAATGCTACTTTGGAGTACCCATCTCCAACAGATAATGAAACAACACCGGAAGGGCATCCTGCAGAGTTGAATGAAGAAACTATTGGGAATGAAACTGATAATGTAATGTTGGTTCCTGGACTCAAAGATGAAATACAAACGTCATTGGAACTAAAG GATGGTGCATGTGACTTGGGTGAAACTGTTTTAACAACTCAGGGAAGTGAGAATGTGACTGATGAAGATGCTGTTCAAAGTTCTGGTGATGATATACTAGACACTTCAAACAATATTGATCAATTCAAAGAAGAGCAAAAGGATGGATGTGAACATAATTCAAGCAAAATGTCAGGTGCGCAGAATGAAGAGAACATAATTCATGTTCAAGATAGAGACATCAGTGTGGAACTTCTCACAAAAAGAGGCACTGATGAAGAAGCGTCACAAGCTTTATTTGAAAGTGATACCACAGAAGATGGTGAGAAAATTAGTGATCTTAACAGGCAACCTGATGATGTAGCACTTCAACTGCAAACATGTGAGGCAGATGCTTTATCCATTGGGAGACAAGATGAGGTTGCGCAAAAGGTTGACTTGGATCAAGAACAGAACGAAGATGAGCACATTCAAAGTCAGAAGGAAGAACTCCAGGCAGATGAACAGAAACATGATGACAAGGCGGGTGATTTCACCACAGAACCACTTGTGGAGCCCGAGGGTATAAAAAATGGCAACACAGACAGAACAGAAAACACTGATGCATGTGAG GCTGAAGAAACAGAGGCAATCATTACTGAAATTCTCAAGCATGAAGAAGCCCCACATGTATACGAGGAATCCACCCCAAGCAGTATGGATATGAAGGTTGACTGCATTAAGGGAACAGAAGAAGATGCTGATGCTAAACATGATAACAAAGATGAGGAGGAGAATGCAGAGAAGGATGATATAGTAGCGAAAAATTCTACTGACAAACAGGATGAAACAACTGCTGAAATTACAAATGAAGAG CTTGGACCTGGTTTGGCATCCTCTGCTCAAGAAGCATCTGACCTGGCTCCTTCAAACGATGATATACTAGAGAAT GACCCTGCAGCTGTTACTCAGAATTTTGAATCAGGAGAGCATAGAGAGGATAAAGAATGCACAGGCAAGGTTAATGATGATGTCCACACTAGTCGAGCAGCAGAAAAAGAGATTGCAGATGAAATACATGACAATAAAGAAATTCGAAATGAAGACAATGCTATCCATCATGACGAGTCACAGACAAAacctgaagaggatgtggcgcCAAAACCTGAAGACAACGCTAAAATTGATGATACAACAACAACTCTAGGCGGAGAAATAATCGATGGTAATGCAAGTATAAAGCCCAGAGAAATTGAAGAGATAGGAGAAAACAAGGGACTTGAATCCACTTCCAATCCTTTTGTAGAATCATCCATACAGAACAATGTTGAGCATGACTTGCATCACAAG GTTGAAGATGAAAAGCTTTCAATGGCAGAGCAAAATGATGTAGATATTGAAGCCATGCAAGAAAAAGCTGATGAATCTGCCTCAGATATAAATCAAATGAAGCAATGTCAGGAAGGAATTAATACAGATGATGTTCAGCAACTTGAAATAGAAGAAAATTCATTTGATAAGATTGATGAAACTATTTCACATGAGAAAACAGAGACAAGAACCACTGAAGTAACAATTAATGACAATATCATTGATAAG GCTAGAGGAGGTGATGGTGGACCATCTGATGAAAGTCTCAAAACCTTTAATGACACTGGAAGGGATCTTGATGTTTCATCTGTAATTACAGCATCAAAGGAAGAAAGCATGAATGAGAACATGGAAGACCATAAGCTTGTTCTTCCTGCACATACTGCACAGGATGAAAACACCCCTGAACAGGTGCTCTGGTTAGAGAACGCAGAAAGAGAGATGCCTTCATCAGAGAAGCTCCTTCCCACTGAACCAGAAGACAAGCAAATTCCCAATGAAAGCAATGAAGAGGAGTTACAGGATGAGAATCAAATTCCCAATGAAAAGAATGAAGAGGACATGCAAGACACAGAAGTTGGAGATGCTCAGAAAGATGTTGAACAAGATTTACCTGTTTCTCATTTTCTGATGAATCTAATATTGGGAAAAAAGAATGCTGATGCAGATGAAAATTCAGAATCTGAGGCtgaaaggaaggaaggagaaacCACAGAAGGTGACAAGTGCGTGGTCATTTCTAAACAAGAAGAAAACATGGGGTCACTTTCCACAGAAAATAAGGTGGATGATGATCTCACCTTTGAACAAGAAAAACATGATGTCAAATGCTCCGAAGAAACACAGGAAATGGTCAAAGGACAGATTGACAATCTTAAGCTGGACACTGAAATATCAACACAGACTGATGACGAGTTCAATAAGAACACTCGTGATTTGGAGATACCAGCATACCAAGGTACTACCCAAGACAAAATTTCTGGTGAACTGTTATCAGAAGAAGCAGCTAGCGTTTCTACAAAAATGGAAACTAGAGATATTGAGATTTTTAACCTTGAGCTCGATGACAAAGGAGTTGATACTGTCTGTCAGGAAAACACAGAGGTGTCAGAAAAAATTGAAAATGAAAGCTTGAATAGCAACATAAATGATTTAACAAATATAGAGGCTTCTGAAAAGGATACTCTAGGGGAAGGACAAACAGGACTCTTGCATGACTCTTTACCTGAAGATAAAAGTGCTAATGCAGTGGCCGAGCAAACACCCTTGTTGACAGAATCAGGTATGATTGATGCAAAAGATTTTTCATGTGATGCTGAGGCTGTCCAGAACCTTGCCTGTGAAAAAGAAGATGAGACCACTGAATCTTCCACCATGGAGGCCACAAGTACTTCTCATATTCAACTGGAGTGTGAAGAAGTAGAGAAGAAAGAAGAGGAGCAGCATGCAAGCATAGACACAGACAAAGTTTCTGAAGAAGCTGTAGAAACTTCAAATGACAGTCCTCAGAAAAGCACAAGGTCTGAAGTAACACCTGATGAGCAGGCACCTCAAATAACGGAACCAGTTACCGACACTGAGAAGATTTTGGCTCATGAAAAGGAAATTTATGAAGGCTCAACATGCATGGATGAGAAAGAAAACTCTAACTTCTCAATTAAAGGAGTAGAAAACTTTCAAACAGCATTTGAAATTCAGGCTGACAGTCCAAACATGCAGATCAACCAAGATAAGAAAGATGAAATTGCTGACAACGAAACTGCAATGGGGCCAGAAAAACTAGGGGAATCTGAATTTCAGGAGCACCAGGAAACTGGTACTGAGCAAAAGTCTCCTAAAGCAAGTGATGAAGGAGACCAGCAATTTTTGGTCGAAAAAGAGACCATGAACAAAGAACAGATGGTGCCCGGAACAGTTGAAAGCCATGAGCAAACAGTGAGCGTAAAATCCAATGAAGAGCAAGAACTGGTTGTCTCAAAGGTCCAGGAATGTGATTTCAATGTGGTTTCACCCAGAGAAGCTTCTGAGGCTGAAGAAAACTTTGTGGACGTAACCAAGACAGAATTCAACACAGATGAAGACCAAAGTCCAAAGGCTGATGCAGAAGAGAAGGCTTATAACGAGAAGATAAAGAACATAGAGGGAACTAAGAATTTCACTGATGAAGCAGAAGTGAAAACTGAAGCACCAAGAGCAACACAGAAGGCACATAAAAAACTCAGCCTATTGTCTGGCGTTGGTTCAAAGGTAAAGGCCGTAAAGCAGCAACTAGCAAAGGTGAAGAAAGCCATTGTACGTAAGCCTGGGAACACAAAACCAGACTCACCAAAGTCATAG